A genomic stretch from Corynebacterium faecale includes:
- a CDS encoding ABC-F family ATP-binding cassette domain-containing protein — translation MANLINLENVSKTWGLKTLLDGVSLGVQTGDRIGVVGLNGGGKTTLLEVLTGIEPPDAGRVSHNSNLRMAVVTQRAELNDDDTVADVVLKPLGLEVFEWASNATVRDVLGGLGIVDLGLDTKVGQLSGGERRRTNLAAALVQDLDLIILDEPTNHLDVEGVQWLAEYLLSRRLAIVVVTHDRWFLDAIATTTWEVHDGVVDAYEGGYNDWTFARAERTRQADAIEQRRQNLARKELAWLRRGAPARTSKPKYRIEAAEALISNVPAPRDKVELMAFSKSRQGRVVIELEDATITTPDDRVLVEDFTWRLAPGERIGLVGVNGSGKTTLLRALAGEHPLAAGKRIEGQTVRLGWLRQELDDLDLSRRLIDCVEDVASYVQIGDKQVSASQLAERLGFSPKRQRTPVGDLSGGERRRLQLTRVLMAEPNVLLLDEPTNDLDIDTLQELESLLDGWPGTMVVISHDRYLIERVTDSTWALFGDGNLTNLPGGIEEYLARRAAMAEAEGSGVLDLGGGMGSGSGAATETSAAAATTAQPAAPAISAQEHQRITKEMNALERKMGKLDQQVEKLNQQLADAAEQMDTAKLTELDTKLHAVREEHAELEMQWLELGEEIEG, via the coding sequence ATGGCCAATCTGATCAATCTGGAGAACGTCTCCAAGACGTGGGGACTCAAGACGCTGCTTGATGGTGTCTCCCTCGGCGTTCAAACCGGCGACCGCATCGGTGTGGTCGGCCTCAACGGTGGCGGTAAAACCACCCTGCTTGAGGTGCTCACCGGTATCGAACCCCCGGATGCCGGCCGTGTGTCCCACAACTCCAATCTGCGTATGGCTGTGGTGACCCAGCGCGCGGAACTCAATGATGATGACACCGTGGCTGATGTGGTGCTCAAACCACTCGGCCTGGAGGTCTTCGAATGGGCGTCCAATGCCACGGTGCGTGATGTCCTGGGAGGACTGGGCATCGTGGATCTGGGCCTGGACACCAAGGTGGGGCAGCTTTCCGGTGGCGAACGCCGTCGTACCAACCTCGCCGCCGCACTGGTGCAGGACCTTGATCTCATCATCCTCGACGAGCCCACCAACCACCTCGACGTGGAAGGCGTGCAGTGGCTGGCGGAGTACCTGCTGTCCCGTAGGCTCGCCATCGTGGTGGTCACACACGACCGTTGGTTCCTTGACGCGATCGCCACCACTACCTGGGAAGTCCACGATGGCGTGGTCGATGCCTATGAGGGTGGCTATAACGACTGGACCTTCGCCCGTGCTGAGCGCACCCGTCAGGCGGATGCCATTGAACAGCGTCGTCAGAATCTGGCACGCAAGGAACTCGCCTGGCTGCGCCGCGGTGCACCGGCCAGAACCTCCAAGCCGAAGTACCGCATCGAGGCGGCCGAGGCGTTGATCTCCAATGTTCCGGCGCCCCGCGACAAGGTCGAACTCATGGCCTTCTCCAAATCGCGACAGGGCCGTGTGGTCATCGAGCTGGAAGACGCCACCATCACCACCCCGGATGATCGCGTCCTGGTGGAGGACTTCACCTGGCGTCTGGCACCGGGTGAACGCATCGGTTTGGTTGGTGTTAACGGTTCTGGAAAGACCACCCTTTTGCGCGCCCTCGCCGGTGAACATCCCCTGGCAGCAGGTAAACGCATCGAAGGCCAGACTGTCCGGCTGGGATGGCTGCGCCAGGAACTCGATGATCTTGACCTGTCCCGTCGCCTCATTGACTGCGTGGAGGATGTAGCCTCTTATGTCCAGATCGGTGACAAGCAGGTGTCCGCCTCCCAGCTCGCTGAACGCCTCGGGTTCTCCCCGAAGCGCCAGCGCACCCCGGTGGGGGACCTCTCCGGTGGTGAGCGTCGACGCCTTCAGCTCACACGTGTGCTCATGGCTGAGCCGAATGTGCTGCTGCTGGATGAGCCCACCAACGACCTGGACATTGACACCCTGCAGGAACTTGAATCCCTCCTGGATGGCTGGCCGGGCACCATGGTGGTGATCTCCCACGACCGTTACCTCATCGAACGTGTCACCGACTCCACCTGGGCGCTCTTCGGCGATGGCAACCTCACCAACCTTCCCGGCGGAATCGAGGAATACCTGGCCCGCCGCGCCGCGATGGCTGAGGCTGAGGGCAGTGGTGTGCTCGACCTTGGTGGGGGAATGGGATCCGGCTCCGGTGCAGCCACGGAGACTTCCGCCGCAGCGGCCACTACAGCCCAGCCGGCCGCCCCGGCTATCTCCGCGCAGGAACACCAGCGCATCACCAAGGAGATGAACGCCCTGGAACGCAAGATGGGCAAATTGGACCAGCAGGTGGAAAAGCTGAATCAACAGCTCGCCGACGCCGCGGAGCAGATGGATACCGCAAAGCTCACCGAGCTGGACACCAAACTCCACGCGGTCCGGGAGGAGCACGCTGAATTGGAGATGCAGTGGCTGGAGCTGGGCGAAGAGATCGAGGGCTAG